One Paroedura picta isolate Pp20150507F chromosome 3, Ppicta_v3.0, whole genome shotgun sequence genomic window carries:
- the OTOP2 gene encoding proton channel OTOP2, translated as MTGVSVWKDNEIGCEDSVMGAGHRDDKNNLGPEQLNSLGHHKFPPALTHSPKEIWKKGGRVFSVLLAINLVLLSCTLVSGGAFHDIKLHDYDVFFMLTIVMLIAIIWMLFYLIRTSRHRDAIPCKDAHAGPIWLRGGLVLFAVLTIVMDVFKTGYYSSFSQCLTTIKITYPIVQALFVIIQTYFLWVSAKDCVHVHLDVTRCGLMVTLTTNLAVWMSAVTDESVHKAQLKNPNGTHRMFDIRSNLPENCGCDGKLCSVFHDGYFWMYPFNIEYSLFASAMVYVMWKNVGRLIDHHTNPMHHLRFKLFKRAFFVGAILGLLVLVTGIGVLIVYEIQVNKTSPVEKKEQALMMYYIFNIVCLGLTSLASIAGSIVYRFDKRDMDRHKNPTRTLDVALLMGAALGQYAISYYSIVAIVASMSRDTISALNLTYSLLMIAQHTFQNIFIIEGLHREPPEEENKTEPQQKDLYGLTFVNMNAVSLRVPDSGGALPSATPPALAIQASSEVIQSIRVSKKVNWRRKFLKEVSSFLLLCNVILWIMPAFGARPQFDNERELKFYGYPMWAAIVDICLPFGIFYRMHAVASLLEVYIMS; from the exons ATGACCGGAGTGTCTGTGTGGAAAGACAACGAAATTGGATGTGAAGATTCAGTCATGGGTGCTGGTCACAGGGATGACAAGAATAATTTGGGACCCGAACAGCTCAACTCTCTTGGCCATCATAAGTTCCCACCTGCCTTGACACACAGCCCCAAGGAAATCTGGAAGAAAGGAGGGCGTGTCTTCTCTGTCTTGCTTGCTATCAATTTGGTGCTCCTCTCCTGCACCTTGGTCAGTGGTGGGGCTTTCCATGATATAAAACTGCATGACTATGACGTCTTTTTCATGCTCACCATTGTGATGCTGATAGCCATTATCTGGATGCTCTTCTACCTCATCCGCACCTCCCGACACCGGGATGCTATCCCCTGCAAAGATGCACATGCGGGACCCATTTGGCTAAGAG gCGGTTTGGTCTTGTTTGCAGTCCTCACCATAGTGATGGATGTTTTTAAGACGGGATATTATTCCAGCTTCTCTCAGTGCCTAACAACCATCAAAATAACCTATCCAATTGTGCAGGCTCTGTTTGTGATTATCCAG aCATACTTTCTCTGGGTTTCTGCCAAAGACTGTGTACATGTGCATCTGGATGTTACCAG ATGTGGCTTGATGGTCACCTTGACCACCAATTTAGCGGTGTGGATGTCAGCAGTAACAGATGAGTCAGTGCATAAAGCACAATTAAAGAATCCAAATGGCACACACAGAATGT TTGATATAAGGAGCAACTTGCCAGAGAACTGTGGTTGTGACGGAAAGCTCTGCAGCGTCTTCCATGATGGGTATTTCTGGATGTATCCCTTCAACATTGAGTACAGCCTCTTTGCTTCCGCCATGGTCTATGTTATGTGGAAGAATGTCGGCCGCCTCATAGACCACCATACCAACCCTATGCATCACCTGAGATTCAAGCTTTTCAAAAGGGCATTCTTTGTGGGTGCCATCCTGGGACTCTTGGTACTGGTGACTGGGATAGGGGTCCTGATCGTCTATGAAATTCAGGTAAATAAAACTAGCCCAGTTGAAAAAAAGGAGCAGGCACTCATGATGTATTACATCTTCAACATTGTTTGCCTAGGCCTGACATCCCTTGCCTCCATTGCGGGCTCCATAGTTTACAGATTTGACAAGAGAGACATGGACCGTCACAAGAACCCAACTAGAACTTTGGATGTAGCTCTACTGATGGGCGCAGCCTTAGGACAATATGCTATTTCCTATTACTCTATTGTGGCCATAGTGGCCAGTATGTCCAGGGATACAATCAGTGCCCTTAACTTGACCTATTCCTTGCTGATGATTGCTCAGCACACTTTCCAGAACATCTTTATCATAGAAGGCCTTCACCGGGAGCccccagaagaagaaaataaaactgaGCCTCAGCAGAAGGATCTGTATGGGCTCACTTTTGTCAATATGAATGCCGTATCTCTTCGGGTCCCGGACAGCGGAGGTGCCTTGCCATCCGCCACACCGCCAGCCTTAGCGATTCAAGCATCTTCTGAAGTGATACAGTCCATACGGGTTTCcaagaaagtgaactggaggagGAAATTCTTGAAAGAGGTCTCTTCATTCCTGCTGCTTTGTAATGTAATT ctctGGATCATGCCAGCATTTGGAGCCCGGCCACAGTTTGATAATGAGCGGGAGCTCAAATTCTATGGCTACCCCATGTGGGCTGCCATTGTGGACATCTGCTTGCCCTTTGGCATCTTCTACAGGATGCATGCAGTGGCCAGTCTACTGGAAGTCTACATCATGTCTTAA